The Rhodocytophaga rosea genome has a segment encoding these proteins:
- a CDS encoding TonB-dependent receptor translates to MLQRSTLIFSILSLFSLSLFAQTGTIKGTIKDAATQEAIIGANVVIEGTTTGASTDVEGNFIIQKVAAGTHTVLVSYISYKTKKIENVRIEPDKTTLINTAIEEDVDQLQEVVVVGARQTNTEVAVITEIKRAEQVAVGISAQQISRSLDRDASQVIRRVPGISITDDRFVLVRGLSERYNAVMLNDVLTPSTEVDVKSFSFDIIPSSAIDRLLIFKSAAADLPGEFAGGVIKIYTKTIPDGNSFTFGLSTSYRDGTTFKDVTSYKGGKLDWLGFDDGTRALPDNFPRRSAVNQGPTESNIALFRAFPQYFNIKNSSAMPDLRANMGLTRRFSLGNMEVTNISSVNYSNTRQFADINQYRYLAFDANQQRSDTSQIYNDKSYSENVRLGVMSNFGFLISPTNKIEFRNLFNQISTKETILRTGANSENSLDINNYAFRYESKSLYSGQINGTHNPTDNTTIKWTGGFAYTRRDEPDFRRFSSSRPRGQEEMGFRIDVPQTANPSLVQAARFYSELNEYVMTGSGSIEKKLSLFGHGDEEELQSKFRAGVYVERKTRDFSARWFGYVNPKNTEKPNLSPEEFFAKDNISANSDGLYLAEGTNFDDSYDAQNLLTAGYVGAYLPFSRKLNLSAGFRVEYNHQQLQSRLRGSGAAVDVDNPIVRPLPSVNLAYNFSNFALVRLAYGLTLNRPEFRELAPFSYYDFVYDVSRTGNPNLKTPSIHNFDARFEWYPTDGEIVSIGAFYKRFNNPIETVVRYAGSGTSFTYGNADQATSIGAELEVRKSFRNLSGIPFIQNITLLMNASLIKSEVELGSQFVGQDNKRQLQGQSPYLVNAGLYYNDQDNGFQVNLLYNVIGRRIFQVGDNLTPTIYEMPRNVIDLNITKSIGDRLEIRAGIQDLLNQPFRLIQDSNLDSDITGVDESYQKYRRGSYSTLGINYRF, encoded by the coding sequence ATGTTACAGCGATCTACATTAATTTTTTCAATCCTTTCACTTTTCTCCCTCTCACTTTTTGCTCAAACCGGTACTATTAAAGGTACTATTAAAGATGCCGCTACACAGGAGGCCATTATTGGTGCTAACGTGGTGATTGAGGGTACGACAACAGGTGCTTCTACAGATGTAGAAGGTAATTTTATCATTCAGAAAGTAGCGGCAGGAACGCACACGGTACTTGTAAGTTATATTTCTTACAAAACCAAGAAGATAGAGAACGTAAGGATAGAACCTGATAAAACAACTTTGATCAACACAGCCATTGAAGAGGATGTAGATCAGTTGCAGGAGGTGGTGGTAGTAGGAGCCAGACAAACAAACACAGAAGTAGCCGTAATTACAGAAATAAAAAGAGCGGAACAGGTTGCCGTAGGTATTTCAGCCCAGCAGATTTCCCGCTCCCTCGACAGAGATGCTTCTCAGGTGATCAGGCGGGTGCCAGGAATATCTATTACTGATGACCGTTTTGTATTGGTGCGTGGCTTGAGTGAACGCTACAATGCAGTAATGCTCAACGATGTGCTTACACCCAGTACAGAAGTAGATGTAAAATCTTTCTCTTTCGATATTATTCCAAGCTCTGCCATAGACCGCTTACTCATTTTTAAGTCTGCCGCTGCTGATCTTCCTGGAGAATTTGCTGGTGGTGTGATTAAAATCTATACTAAAACCATTCCGGATGGCAATAGTTTTACGTTTGGTTTATCTACTTCTTACCGCGATGGCACTACATTTAAAGATGTAACCTCTTACAAAGGTGGAAAACTCGACTGGCTGGGTTTTGATGATGGCACTAGGGCATTACCCGATAATTTCCCCAGAAGAAGTGCGGTAAATCAGGGTCCTACTGAATCAAACATCGCCCTGTTTCGTGCCTTTCCGCAGTATTTCAATATCAAAAATTCCAGTGCCATGCCTGATCTGCGGGCAAATATGGGCTTAACCCGCAGATTTAGCCTGGGCAATATGGAAGTTACCAATATTTCCTCCGTCAATTATTCCAATACACGCCAGTTTGCTGATATCAACCAATACAGATATCTGGCTTTTGATGCAAATCAGCAAAGAAGCGATACTTCCCAGATATATAATGATAAATCGTATTCCGAAAATGTACGACTGGGTGTAATGAGTAATTTTGGCTTTTTGATTAGCCCTACCAATAAAATCGAATTCCGGAATCTCTTCAACCAGATAAGTACGAAAGAAACAATTTTGAGAACAGGTGCCAATTCAGAAAATAGCCTGGATATAAATAATTATGCTTTCCGGTATGAAAGTAAAAGTTTGTATTCCGGCCAGATCAACGGCACACATAATCCTACAGATAATACTACTATTAAATGGACTGGCGGTTTTGCGTATACCCGCCGGGATGAACCTGATTTCAGACGTTTTTCTTCCAGCCGTCCCAGAGGGCAGGAAGAAATGGGATTCCGGATAGATGTTCCACAGACAGCAAATCCATCACTGGTACAGGCAGCCCGTTTTTATTCTGAGCTCAATGAGTATGTAATGACTGGCAGTGGAAGTATAGAAAAAAAGTTGAGTTTATTCGGACATGGCGATGAAGAAGAGCTTCAATCTAAATTCAGAGCCGGTGTATATGTTGAACGCAAAACCCGAGATTTTTCAGCCCGCTGGTTTGGGTATGTAAATCCAAAAAATACAGAAAAACCTAATTTGTCTCCAGAAGAATTCTTCGCAAAAGACAATATTTCAGCTAATTCTGATGGTTTATACCTGGCAGAAGGAACCAACTTTGACGATAGCTATGATGCACAAAACTTACTGACTGCCGGCTATGTGGGGGCTTATCTGCCTTTTAGCAGGAAACTTAATTTATCAGCAGGCTTTCGGGTAGAATATAACCACCAGCAATTACAAAGCCGATTAAGGGGTTCAGGAGCTGCTGTAGATGTAGATAATCCAATTGTAAGGCCATTACCTTCAGTCAACCTGGCCTATAATTTTTCGAATTTTGCGCTGGTTCGCCTGGCTTATGGTTTAACCTTAAATCGTCCGGAATTCCGGGAATTAGCTCCATTTTCCTATTATGACTTTGTTTATGATGTAAGCCGTACGGGAAATCCTAATCTAAAAACACCTTCTATTCATAATTTTGATGCCCGTTTTGAGTGGTACCCAACAGACGGAGAGATTGTCTCCATAGGTGCCTTTTATAAACGGTTCAATAATCCCATCGAAACGGTAGTCCGTTATGCAGGAAGTGGTACTTCTTTCACCTATGGTAATGCTGATCAGGCTACCAGTATAGGTGCCGAACTTGAAGTTAGAAAATCATTCCGCAATTTGTCCGGCATACCCTTTATCCAAAATATAACCTTATTGATGAATGCCTCCTTAATTAAGAGCGAAGTGGAATTAGGTTCTCAGTTTGTTGGCCAGGATAACAAACGCCAGTTACAGGGCCAGTCGCCATATTTAGTGAACGCCGGATTATATTACAATGACCAGGACAATGGCTTCCAGGTAAACCTGCTGTATAATGTAATAGGCCGCCGTATTTTCCAGGTAGGCGATAACCTGACTCCTACTATTTATGAAATGCCCCGCAATGTAATTGATCTGAATATAACCAAGAGCATTGGTGACCGCCTGGAAATACGGGCTGGAATACAGGATCTTTTGAATCAGCCCTTCCGGCTGATCCAGGATTCTAACCTCGACAGCGATATTACAGGTGTGGATGAATCTTATCAGAAGTATAGAAGAGGTTCATACAGTACGCTGGGTATCAATTATAGATTTTAA